The Helicobacter canis genomic sequence CTTGTGCCAGAATCCAAAGTCTTTGTAAGTGAGAGCGGGATAAGCAGTGTGCAGGACTTGCGCAAGCTCCAAGAAGCTAGGGTAGATAGCGTGCTTATAGGCGAGTGGTTTATGAAAGCTCAAGAATCTATAGCTCATATCCACGCCCTTAGAGATTAGCGATGGGGATAAAAGCACCGCCCAATGCTATGGATTCTAGCGTAGTGGATTCTATGGATCCTACCAAAGATCCCAAAGAGCTAGAATCCAGCCCAAGCACGCAAGCCAAAAAGATAAGCCCCCAGCGCAGAGCGACTATGATCTCAAGCTGTGTGGCGTGCGTGCTGATTGTAGTGAAGTTTGTGGCTGGGATTATTAGTGGGTCTGTGGCGATTCTTGCAAGCGCGATTGATTCGTTGCTTGATTTATCTGCTTCACTCTTTAATCTCTATGCCATCACCAAAGCAGAGCAGCCTGCTTGCGTGAAGTTTAACTATGGGCGCGGCAAGATAGAATCACTTGCAGCTGTGATTGAAGGAAGCGTGATTGTAGTCTCTGGGATTTTTATCCTCTATCAATCGTTTAAAAAAATCGCGCTAGGAAGTGAGCTAGCAAGGCTTGATTTGTCTGTGTTTGTGATGATCTTTTCATTGATTGTAACAGCCTGCCTTGTGCTGTATCTAAACTATGTCGCAAAGATGAGCAATAATCTTGTGATACAAGCTGATGCTTTGCATTATAAAACAGATCTTTTAAGCAATGGCGCGGTGCTTGTGGCATTGGTGCTTGTCAAGCTTACAGGCTTTGAGATTATTGACGCGCTTTTTGGGATTGCTATTGGGCTGTATGTGGGGTATTCTGCTTTTGGGCTGCTAAAGCAAGGCGTGCTAGTCTTGCTAGATCGCGCACTAGATGATGAGAAGCTTACAGCGATTAAGGAGATTTTGGACTCTGCAACAGAGGTCAAAAGCTATCACGATCTAAAAACTAGGCAAAGTGGGGATACGCATTTTGTGGAAGTGCATTTGGTATTTAGCCCAGATATTTTGCTAAAGGACGCGCACGCTGTGGCGGATATGCTAGAGTGTAAAATCCAAAATCTACAAGAGCAGTGGCAGGGGCAGTGGGTGGTGATCACGCATCTTGATCCCTATGAGCCTCTAGGCTAGGGCTACTTAACTTAGAAAAAATGCAGCCCCAAGCTTATGAGAGCCACTGCTAATGCGATGATTGTTAGGGAGAGATTTAGCGTGCCATTTTTCGTGCTAAGGGATAGGATTTGTGCTTGTAGCGCATTGATAGCGGCTTCTTGGTTTTCATCAATGAGTCGTTTTGCTTCTAAAGTGGATTCTAGCTCTTGGATTTTTTGACGCTTTTTTTCTAGCTCATTTTGGAGATTTTTTATATCTTGGCTTTGCTTGTCATCAAGGGAATCTTTAGATTTCAAAGTGGATTCTAACTCTTCAATCTTTGTGCGTTTAGATTCTAGCTGCCCTTGTAATTCTTGTAGCTTTTGTCCTTGTGTGCTTATGTCTTGCTCTTGTTTTTCTTGGCGTTTTTCGTATTCTTCTTTATGCTCAGCAATACCACTTTGTAATGCGGAGATTTGCTCTTCTTGCTTCTCTTGTCTTGTTTCATACTCTTGCTGATGTTTGACAAACTTTTGTGCTTCATCAAGCATAACCAGTGCTTGCTCTTTGGCTACTCCGTGTAGCTGCTGTATGTCGCCATCTTTATTCTTAAAGCCATTTTCTAGCATTGCGGCAATCGTTTGCGTCATCGCTTGGGCAAAGCCATAGGATATGGTGGTAAGCTTTATACTCTCTTGTATCAGCGTATTCATCTCTGCCATTGCTTCATTTTGCATAGCGTTTGCTTGGGTGTTAAGCTTGCTGCGTTTTTCTGCCTTGCTTTCTCCAAATGGATTCCAGCTGCGCTTGACATTATTTGCCTGCCTTGTCAGGTATTTTGCTTCATCAATCTTGCTGCTTACTCTTTGGATATTGCTAAAAATCTCTACCGCTTTTTCTTCGGCTAGGACTTTCAAATTTTCAGGCTTTAGCGTGGCGATTTGCTTTTGTAGCACTTCTACTTCATTTTCTTTGGGCTCTTCTTGTTGAGGTTTGATTAAAAATCCAAACATTTTTTCTCCTTTGTGTTAGTTATGTTGCGCCCTAAATGCGCGAAGTTGTGCCATAGTAGAATTGAGATCATCAAAAGACTCTTTTGTTTCTTGCGAACTTTTTGCGATAGCGGCTTGCGCTTCATTGAGCTTGTTGATTGTGGATTCTGTAATGCCCAATGTAAGTTGCCACGCATCGTGCAAGACAAACCAGCTTTGAGCGACTTTGAGTTGCACGAGTTCGCCACTTTTACCCATAATTTGCAGCTGCAAACGGCTTTCTTTGCTATCACTCGCCCATTTATCAATATAATAAATCGCAATGGTGCCAAGAACCGCGCCAAGTGCTGCTGTAAGGCATAATGCAACAGCACCTAGAATTGTCTCGTTTTCTGCAAAAGGCAGTCGCACAGTTTTCAAGGCTGGACACAACCCTTCTAGCATTTCAGTTAATGCTGCTGCCCCAAGCATTGTAGTAGCAGCAATTAGCCCAGAGACAAGCACCTTTGCCGCTTCTCTCATCACTTCATCTTTAGGCATATCTTTGGGAGGATTTACTAGAATCTTTACCGCTTTATAGAGTGAGTTAAACCCAGCGCGGATAATCTGCACTATCTTTTTCAAGGTTGTAAAAATTGTATTGATGACAAAGACAATGATGTTTGAAAAAAAGCTAAGGATAGCGGATTCTAGTGAGCCAGCAATAATGTCTTTCCATTTTACCTTTAAGTCTTCCCAAATTTTTTGTAAGCGATTTTTAAAACGCGTAAAAATCTCTTTAAAACTCTCATTGCCAAATTCTTTCACAAGCACTTTTATCTCAATCATCATTCCTTTAATCAAATCGTGCAGCACAATGCCTATCACAGAGTGCAACGCCATTTTCCCCGCGTCCTTTGCCCCTGTTGCAAGGATTTCCGTGCCTTGCTTTTTGATTTGTGCTTTCATAAGTGTGGAGTCTTTATGGTCTCTTGCTTCTTTATCTTTTGCTAAAGCTTTTTCCCTATCTACACCAAACCTATCTGCTTTGGTTCCGCCTTTTTTATCAGCTCTCTCAAGCCATTCACCCATTTTGTGTTTATCTTTTGAATTATTAAGCCCACCATCTGTCCAAGCGAGATTTTTTTCATTTGTCGCAAGTTTGGCTCTTTCTTCCTGACTTAAGAATAAATGTGTTCTAGGATCACTATCAATTTCTTTTGCCGACACAATATGATCAATTTGAGCACGCCCATCTTTTGGCAACTCTTTGCCTGTATATTCATCATATACTTTGTCTTGTGTTTTAAATGTTTCTTTCCGCATTGCTGGTAGCGGACTATCATACCCTTCTTGCTTTCTCACTTCTCTCCATACACCCTCTTGGTTTGATTTATAGTGCTCATATTTTGCTGCATCATCTTTTGTGGCGGTAATACCTTGCTCAAAATTATGCGTTGTTGTTACATTCCCGCCATCTTTAGAATCTAGCACCGCAGCCGCTAGTCCAAAATGCCCCACCACCGCATTAAGCGCATTATCCGCACACTGCTGGAAGAGAGAGGCACTCTGCTCTTTTGGCAGCTGTGCTTGCAGCTCACCTAGCTCATTGATAGTGGATTCTAGCTCATTATCAATTTGAATTCTAAGGGCTTGTATAGAGTCGCTGGCAGATACTTGCGCTTGCTCTATCTGCTCTAGCTCCTTTTTCATTTGCGCATAATCTGTGCGTAAATACTCCTGCTTAAATTCTTCTAGGGTTATGTGTCCTTGCATTGTGCTTATCTCAATCTCTATGAAAATGAAGCACGACTCTATCAAAAAAAAAAAAAAAAAAAAACAAGACAAGTGCTAGCGCGCCTGTGGCAGAGATTATAATGGCGTGCTAGTGCGTATCGCTTGGGTGTAAGGGCGGAGCTTTTTTGCTGGGCTGCCCGCGTAGAATCCACTTTTTGTAATATCGCGTGTTACCACTGCGCCTGCGCCGATGACGACATTATCACAGATATGGACAGGCAAAATGGTCGCATTGCTGCCTATGCTGACATTGCTGCCTATGTGCGCACCTTTCCATTGGCTTTTGTGTGCTGCTGGTGCGCCGGTGGCAAAGGTATCGTTGATAAACATCACGCCGTGTCCTATGAAGCAGTGATCGCCTATGCGCGTGAGAGAGCAGATGAAGCTATGGCTTTGGATCCTGCAGTTATCCCCGATATACACATCGCTTTGGATTTCGACAAATGGACCGATGAAGACATTATCACCAAAGGTGCATTCATAGAGATTGACAGGTGTGATGATATGAAGATTTTCTCCGTGTGTAATATCACGGATACAAGAAGCTTGTGTGGTGATAGCGGCTTGGGTGGTAGAATGGGAGAGATTTTGGCTAGCTTTTTGCATAGGGGCGTGCTTTGATTGCGTGGATTTGGGCGTGTGTGGCATAGAGCTGATCGCGCAGGGCATTTAGCTTTTGTAGCGTGTCTTTGGTATTGTGTAGATAAGTGCTTGGGATAGGGAGCTTGGCTAGATTCTCGGTGCTAATGGTGCCATCGGCACTTGTCTTGTATAAGTGTGCTAGGGCTTGCTCGCCACTTTGCGAGAAAAGATAGCAGTATAAGCCTTGCGCGATTGCTTTGCTAGGGGCGCGAAGCACGATGATCCCGGCATTTACGACACTTGTGTGTGTGATGTCTCCTAGGATTGTGAGCTTTGGTGTGATACCGCGGAGTGAAAGCAAAATATCATAGGAGCGCACTTGGTATTTATGGATTTTACTTTTGTTGCCTAGCTGTTTTTTGGTTTGAAAGCTCTCTGTATAGCCACAGGGCGCAAAATCAGCTATCCCTATGTCAAAAAACTCGATTTCCTCATCTTTTTGTGTGCCATAGATTCTTTGTCCGCGAAAAATCTCTACCCCTAGTGTCTCAAGGCTCTGGGTGGTGGATTTGACCGGGGTGGCTTTGACTCTAGCGTGGCTGTCTTTGACATAGCTATGCGCACGCAGGTCTTGTGGATTTATGGAGGCAATGGGCGTTAGGCTTGAGTAGGGGCTTTTATCTTTGGTGCGATAGAGCTGCAAGATCTCTTGGGTGTTGATTAGGCGATTATACTTGCCATCTTTGGTGTAGAAATGCTCGCTACTTGCATCAATGTGTAGAATCTGCTTATTGCTACTAGAGATGACAAGTAGGGAAAAATCATAGCTCTGGTGAGGGAAGATATTTTTAGGCAGCTCGATGATGGCTTCTATCATTTCATCTTCACAGAGCTTGTCGCGCAGTCGCTTTTCTAAGGAGGATTTCATCAAGGTTTGATTGCGCACGATGAAGACACCCTTTTGCCCAAGATGTGCTAGAGAGTGGAGCAAAAACACTAGCTCGGGATAGGTTTTGATAAGATTGCCAGCAGTGCTGAATCGCTCATCATCTTTGAGCAGCTCTGTGCCTAGGTGGGCGTTTAGCGGAGGGTTGCACAGGATTTTATCAAACTTTTTATAGCTTGTCCCTTGCCTAAATATGGGACTTGCTAAAATATCATTGACATAGAGATTGCTAGAATCCAGCTTGCTAAGATTGGCAATAAGGCGTGCGATGAGAGAGAGCTTAGGGTCTAGCTCTTCGCCATAGAGAGTGATATGTGGTGCGATGTGAGAAAGACTCAAAAACACACTTCCCATACCATAGCAGGGATTATAGATACTCTCCCCTGCTTGAATGTCTAAAATCCCTACTAAAAGCTGATTGATTTCATAGGGTGTGGAGTAGAAGTAGAGTTTGTTGGTGGTTTTTTTCTGTGTGATGGTGTGGAGAAACTGCTCGATAATGCTGTGGGATATGGGGGTGCTAGCTAGGAGCTTTAAGATCTTGCGTGGGTTGATTTTAGGGTTTGGCTCTATAAACAACTCTGGCTCTATGATCTCGCGTAATTTTTGCAAAAGCATCGCGCTTGCTTTGGGCTTATCGAGCTTTAGGATTGTGGTGATGGATTCTGGGGTTTTGGACTGCAGGGTAAAAAGCTCCATCATCACCGCTATGGCATCAAGCATATCGATGTGATAGGGCTTAAGATACTCAAAACACTTGAGTAGATTCTGCATAGATTCTCCTAATGGCGATAGTGTGGCAAGAAATATGCTAGGAATTGTAATACAAAGACCATAAAAAGACTATAATTTATCAAACAATCCAAAAGGGGTGCTATGCTAGAGATTTTTCCAGCAATTGATTTGCAAAATGGGCAGGCGGTGCGATTATACAAAGGCGATATGCAAAATGCCACGATTTATGGCGATCCGTGTGCATTCGCGCGAGAGTTTGAGCAAGCAGGCGCAAAATGGATACATATAGTCGATCTTGACGGGGCATTAAGCGGTAGGAGTGAGAATCTAGCTGCCATAGAATCTATCCGCAAAAGCACGCAGCTACGAATCCAGCTAGGCGGTGGGATACGCGATGAGGAGAGCATTAAACGCTATCTTGATTTAGGGATTGATCGCGTGATATTGGGGTCTTTGGCTGCGCATTCCCCAGAGCTTGCTCGATCGCTTGCGGAGCGATACCCCATAGCGGTGGGGATTGATGCACGAGAAGGCAAAGTCGCTACTAATGGCTGGGTAGAATCCAGCAGTGTGGATGCGCTAGATTTGGCTAGATTCTATGCCGGAAGCAAGGTGCAAGCACTCATTTGCACGGATATTGGGCGAGATGGTGCGCTAAGTGGGGTAAATGTGGGCTTTAGCGTGGCTATGGGGCAAGCAAGTGGGCTACCTATCATCGCAAGTGGTGGGCTTAAAGATGCGCAGGATATCGCGCAGTTAGCACGGGCGTTTAGGGAGCATAGTGTGCAAGGCGGAGTGATTATCGGCAAGGCATTGTATGAGAAAAAAATCGATTTGCAAGAAGCTTTTGTCCAGACACAAATAAAATGAAGTAAATTTTATAGTTTTATGCTATGATTCCAAATTATTACTAGCCAATCAATTATCACTATGGTGTCTTTGTAAAGCTCGTGTTTGCAGAGATTCTAGATGATCTATAAGGAGTTGTGCTTTGAAGTTGTTAGTTGTAGATGATAGTTCGACTATGCGCAGAATCATTAAAAATACCTTGCAGCGATTGGGGTATGAGGATATTTTAGAAGCTGAACACGGCGTAGAAGCGTGGGATATTATGGATACCAAAGAAGGTATAGGCGTGCTGATCACGGATTGGAATATGCCTGAGATGAATGGGCTTGATTTGGTGAAAAAGGTGCGCGCTGATGATCGATATAAAGAAATCCCTATTATTATGGTTACAACTGAGGGCGGTAAGGCGGAAGTCATCACGGCATTAAAGGCTGGGGTAAATAACTATATCGTTAAGCCATTTACACCACAGGTTTTGAAAGAAAAGCTTGAAGTTGTGCTTGGGGTGAATGACTAGCCCTAGCGCACTAGAATCTTAGATTTACATCTATTTGGACAATGTCTTCTCACTCTCCCAATTCAAATCTCCCCCAAACTTACACAGAAATACTATGTATTCCTACAGATTGTTATGAAGTGTTTGTGGATTTTATTATACAAATCACCGGTTTAGCGATCGAAGAGGTCGCCACAAGCACATTGTCTAATGCTGCGCTAGATGAGCAGCTGCAATTTGTCAATGTCTCTAGCGATAGGGCAAATATCACAAGTGTGGTAAGGGATTTTGCCACTCAAGCGTGTATTATCCGCTATGATCCTAGCGTGACATTGTTGTGTGAATATGTGGGGGTAGATAATGCAGATATGCAGATAGATAGTGCTTATAGCAACGGAGTGGATTCTAGCCCCATTAGCGATATGACCCTTTTGCAAGCATTAAAGTCTTTTGCTTCTGTGCTATCAAAGCGTCTTGGGCGTGAAGTGGGCTTTGCTTATACGCTATCCCATAAACACAATCAAGATTGGATCGCACTCTATCAAGCTGGCGTTATGCCCTTAGAGTGTGGCAAATACTATATCCACCCATCGTGGCACGCCCCGAAAAATGATAAGCAAAATATCATCATTGATCCAGCCCTAGCCTTTGGCTCTGGACATCACGCAAGCACTTTTATGTGTATATCGCTGCTCTCTGTTATGGATTTGCGCGGGAAACACTGCCTAGATGTAGGCTGTGGGAGTGGGATTTTGGGCATTATTATGGCAAAGCAAGGTGGGATTGTATCGGCGTGTGATGTGGATATGCTAGCTGTGGAGGAGACGGGTAAAAATTTTGCGCAAAATGGTGTTGCCCCTCGTGCTATTTGGCTAGGCTCTTTAGCCAATAGCCTAGAATCCACAGAATCAAACACAGATTCTAGCTCTTATAATGCGCGAGCTGAGTTGCTGCAAGAGAGTGGCTATGATGTGATTTGTGCTAATATCGTGGCTGATGTGCTTGCGTGTATGCATAGGGATTTTATCAAAGCACTAAAGCCTAGTGGCGTGCTGATACTCTCTGGGATTCTTGCAGAAAAATGCGAGTGGATTCTAGATATATTTAGCGATATGCAGCTTTTGCAAAAAGAGCAAAAAGATGAGTGGGTGAGCTTGAAGTTAGCGCGGGTAACATAAACATTACACAAAATATATTATAATGCACGATTTATCAAGCTAATGCAAAGAGGAAATAATGACAAACGAGAATCCAAACAACGATAAAAAGCCACCAATGAAGCAAAATCCTATTTTGCTCTTTGTTGTCTTTGCGATTGTGGCAATGCTTGTTGTGAAATTTACAAGCGCAGATTCTGGCTTGGGTGGATTTGGGGCAAGTAGTAGTAGAAATATCGAGTATTACGAGCTTAAGCAGCTCATCGCAACCAAGCAAGTGCAAAATGTCAGTATCGGACAGAGTATCATCAAGGCAAGTGGGATTGACGCAAGCGGGGCGAAAGTCGTGTATGTCGCGCGCAAAGTCGCTGATCCATCGCTTGTGCCGCTATTGGAAGAACATAAGATTAACTATGGTGGCTTTAGTGAGTCGAATTTCTTCACAGAGACACTTGGCTGGCTACTGCCTATTTTTGTGTTTTTGGGCTTATGGATGTTTTTGGCAAGTAGGATGCAAAAGAGTATGGGCGGAGGGATCTTTGGTATGGGGAGTAGCAAGAAGCTTGTCAATGCCGAAAAGCCAAAGGTGAAGTTTGATGATATGGCAGGCAATGAAGAGGCAAAAGAAGAGGTGGTAGAGATTGTAGATTTTCTCAAATACCCTGACCGCTACGCGGCTGTGGGGGCGAAAATCCCCAAAGGCGTGCTGCTTGTAGGACCTCCGGGCACGGGGAAAACACTCCTTGCTAAAGCTGTGGCAGGGGAGGCAAATGTGCCGTTTTTCTCAATGAGTGGGAGTAGTTTTATTGAAATGTTTGTGGGGCTTGGGGCAAGTCGTGTGCGCGATTTGTTTGAAATGGCAAAGAAAGAAGCTCCTAGCATTATCTTTATCGATGAGATTGATGCCATAGGCAAATCCCGCGCTGCTGGGGGAATGATTAGTGGCAACGATGAAAGAGAGCAGACGCTTAACCAACTTTTGGCAGAAATGGATGGCTTTGGTAGCGAAAATGCCCCTGTGATCGTGCTAGCAGCGACCAACCGCCCTGAAGTGCTTGACCCTGCTCTTTTGCGTCCGGGGCGATTTGATCGGCAGGTGCTTGTAGATAAGCCGGATTTCAATGGGCGCGTGCAGATTCTTAAAGTGCATATTAAATCTGTCAAATTAGCACGCGATGTGGATTTAGAGGAGATTGCCAAGCTCACAGCTGGACTAGCAGGGGCAGATCTAGCAAATATCATCAACGAAGCTGCCTTGCTTGCAGGGCGCAATAATCAAAAGCAAGTCTCCCAAGCAAATCTTAAAGAAGCAGTTGAGCGAGGGATCGCTGGGCTAGAGAAAAAATCGCGCAGAATCTCCCCCAAGGAGAAAAAGATTGTCGCCTACCACGAGAGCGGACACGCGCTAGTAGCGGAGATGACAAAGGGTGCTTCTAAGGTAAATAAAGTCTCTATAATCCCACGCGGTATGGCAGCTCTTGGCTATACGCTCAATACCCCAGAGGAAAATAAATACCTTATGCAAAAGCACGAATTACTTGCAGAAGTTGATGTCTTGCTTGGAGGTAGGGCGGCTGAAGATGTGTTTTTAGGTGAGATTTCTACCGGGGCTAGCAACGATCTAGAACGCGCTACTGATATATTAAAAGCGATGATTAGCTACTATGGAATGACAGATGAAAATGGACTTATGGTGCTAGAGAAGCAGCGCAACGCGTTTTTAGGCGGGGGTATAGGTAATGCTAGAGAATTTAGCGAGAAGACAGCTGAATATGTCGATAGCTTTGTGCGCAGGACACTTGATGAGCGGTTTAAAGCTGTAAAGCAGCTTTTGCAAGACTACAATGGTGCGATAGAATCTATGGTCAAAGAGCTTTTTGACAAAGAAGTCATAGATGGCGAGAAAGTGCGCGAGATCATTGAGATATATGAGCAAGAAAACAATATGCCATCACGCATCATCAAGGAGCAAGAAGAGGAGGCATAGATGAGTGGTATCCAAATCATTACAAGAGAGTCGTTTTTTGGTATTGTGTGGTTTGTTTTGTGGATAGTGTTTTGCCAGATTGTGGATTTTTCTTTAGGGATTTTACTTGGTGTGGTGCTACTGCTTGCTTGGTTATGGGCATTTAGAAATCCAGAGCGCACCTCCCTTGATAGAGGTGATGATATAGTGCTAGCACCCATTGATGGGACAATCAGTAATATCGAGCAGTGTGAAGATGCTGTGCGCCTTAGCATTGATGTATCGTTTTTTGATGTGGGACTTGTGCGCTCCCCCCAAGAAGCCCAGAGTATTACATTGCAGAAGAGATCGGGGCTTGTGGCGTATTTTTCTCCGTTGCACAAAGAGCTTAATGAAGCAATGCACGCAAACATTCAGGGCAAAATGTCTTGCAAAATTTCTCTCTATCCCAAAGTATTTAAAAATACAAGATTCTACGCGCCAATAGCCTATCGCTTAGGCGAGAGAATGGGCTTTATGAAGCTTGGCACACTTGTCTTAGAGCTACCAAAATCTGTGGAGATACGCGCGCATATTGGCGATAAGTTAAGGGGCGGTGTCAATGTGCTAGGATATATGAAATGAATATCAATCCTTTGTATGCTTTGCCTAATTTTTTTACCGCGGGGAGCATATTTTTTGGCATTGTGAGTATTATGCTTGCATCAAACTCGCTGTTTGAGCAAGCAGCGTGGCTCATCGTGGCGTCTATGATTTTTGATGGGCTTGATGGACGCGTAGCACGGCTTACAAATACCCAGAGTAAATTTGGCGTGGAGTTTGACTCTTTGGCAGATATTGTGGCATTTGGCGTAGCCCCTGCTATGCTTGT encodes the following:
- a CDS encoding 50S ribosomal protein L11 methyltransferase translates to MDFIIQITGLAIEEVATSTLSNAALDEQLQFVNVSSDRANITSVVRDFATQACIIRYDPSVTLLCEYVGVDNADMQIDSAYSNGVDSSPISDMTLLQALKSFASVLSKRLGREVGFAYTLSHKHNQDWIALYQAGVMPLECGKYYIHPSWHAPKNDKQNIIIDPALAFGSGHHASTFMCISLLSVMDLRGKHCLDVGCGSGILGIIMAKQGGIVSACDVDMLAVEETGKNFAQNGVAPRAIWLGSLANSLESTESNTDSSSYNARAELLQESGYDVICANIVADVLACMHRDFIKALKPSGVLILSGILAEKCEWILDIFSDMQLLQKEQKDEWVSLKLARVT
- a CDS encoding cation diffusion facilitator family transporter yields the protein MSPQRRATMISSCVACVLIVVKFVAGIISGSVAILASAIDSLLDLSASLFNLYAITKAEQPACVKFNYGRGKIESLAAVIEGSVIVVSGIFILYQSFKKIALGSELARLDLSVFVMIFSLIVTACLVLYLNYVAKMSNNLVIQADALHYKTDLLSNGAVLVALVLVKLTGFEIIDALFGIAIGLYVGYSAFGLLKQGVLVLLDRALDDEKLTAIKEILDSATEVKSYHDLKTRQSGDTHFVEVHLVFSPDILLKDAHAVADMLECKIQNLQEQWQGQWVVITHLDPYEPLG
- the ftsH gene encoding ATP-dependent zinc metalloprotease FtsH; its protein translation is MLVVKFTSADSGLGGFGASSSRNIEYYELKQLIATKQVQNVSIGQSIIKASGIDASGAKVVYVARKVADPSLVPLLEEHKINYGGFSESNFFTETLGWLLPIFVFLGLWMFLASRMQKSMGGGIFGMGSSKKLVNAEKPKVKFDDMAGNEEAKEEVVEIVDFLKYPDRYAAVGAKIPKGVLLVGPPGTGKTLLAKAVAGEANVPFFSMSGSSFIEMFVGLGASRVRDLFEMAKKEAPSIIFIDEIDAIGKSRAAGGMISGNDEREQTLNQLLAEMDGFGSENAPVIVLAATNRPEVLDPALLRPGRFDRQVLVDKPDFNGRVQILKVHIKSVKLARDVDLEEIAKLTAGLAGADLANIINEAALLAGRNNQKQVSQANLKEAVERGIAGLEKKSRRISPKEKKIVAYHESGHALVAEMTKGASKVNKVSIIPRGMAALGYTLNTPEENKYLMQKHELLAEVDVLLGGRAAEDVFLGEISTGASNDLERATDILKAMISYYGMTDENGLMVLEKQRNAFLGGGIGNAREFSEKTAEYVDSFVRRTLDERFKAVKQLLQDYNGAIESMVKELFDKEVIDGEKVREIIEIYEQENNMPSRIIKEQEEEA
- a CDS encoding acyltransferase; translation: MQKASQNLSHSTTQAAITTQASCIRDITHGENLHIITPVNLYECTFGDNVFIGPFVEIQSDVYIGDNCRIQSHSFICSLTRIGDHCFIGHGVMFINDTFATGAPAAHKSQWKGAHIGSNVSIGSNATILPVHICDNVVIGAGAVVTRDITKSGFYAGSPAKKLRPYTQAIRTSTPL
- a CDS encoding phosphatidylserine decarboxylase — encoded protein: MSGIQIITRESFFGIVWFVLWIVFCQIVDFSLGILLGVVLLLAWLWAFRNPERTSLDRGDDIVLAPIDGTISNIEQCEDAVRLSIDVSFFDVGLVRSPQEAQSITLQKRSGLVAYFSPLHKELNEAMHANIQGKMSCKISLYPKVFKNTRFYAPIAYRLGERMGFMKLGTLVLELPKSVEIRAHIGDKLRGGVNVLGYMK
- a CDS encoding chemotaxis response regulator CheY, which translates into the protein MKLLVVDDSSTMRRIIKNTLQRLGYEDILEAEHGVEAWDIMDTKEGIGVLITDWNMPEMNGLDLVKKVRADDRYKEIPIIMVTTEGGKAEVITALKAGVNNYIVKPFTPQVLKEKLEVVLGVND
- the hisA gene encoding 1-(5-phosphoribosyl)-5-[(5-phosphoribosylamino)methylideneamino]imidazole-4-carboxamide isomerase, which codes for MLEIFPAIDLQNGQAVRLYKGDMQNATIYGDPCAFAREFEQAGAKWIHIVDLDGALSGRSENLAAIESIRKSTQLRIQLGGGIRDEESIKRYLDLGIDRVILGSLAAHSPELARSLAERYPIAVGIDAREGKVATNGWVESSSVDALDLARFYAGSKVQALICTDIGRDGALSGVNVGFSVAMGQASGLPIIASGGLKDAQDIAQLARAFREHSVQGGVIIGKALYEKKIDLQEAFVQTQIK
- a CDS encoding N-6 DNA methylase — its product is MQNLLKCFEYLKPYHIDMLDAIAVMMELFTLQSKTPESITTILKLDKPKASAMLLQKLREIIEPELFIEPNPKINPRKILKLLASTPISHSIIEQFLHTITQKKTTNKLYFYSTPYEINQLLVGILDIQAGESIYNPCYGMGSVFLSLSHIAPHITLYGEELDPKLSLIARLIANLSKLDSSNLYVNDILASPIFRQGTSYKKFDKILCNPPLNAHLGTELLKDDERFSTAGNLIKTYPELVFLLHSLAHLGQKGVFIVRNQTLMKSSLEKRLRDKLCEDEMIEAIIELPKNIFPHQSYDFSLLVISSSNKQILHIDASSEHFYTKDGKYNRLINTQEILQLYRTKDKSPYSSLTPIASINPQDLRAHSYVKDSHARVKATPVKSTTQSLETLGVEIFRGQRIYGTQKDEEIEFFDIGIADFAPCGYTESFQTKKQLGNKSKIHKYQVRSYDILLSLRGITPKLTILGDITHTSVVNAGIIVLRAPSKAIAQGLYCYLFSQSGEQALAHLYKTSADGTISTENLAKLPIPSTYLHNTKDTLQKLNALRDQLYATHAQIHAIKARPYAKS